A stretch of DNA from Ranitomeya variabilis isolate aRanVar5 chromosome 1, aRanVar5.hap1, whole genome shotgun sequence:
TGGCTGTATTTTACCCCATAGCTTAGAACAGTGCCCTTATCACATTTATTCCTGATTTAGTAAGTGCCGACATTACCCAGAATCAGCACAATATCACTGTGAATGCTCGGGCGCAGTACTCTCTGATCCTCGCTGCGTATCTTACCATCACCAGTAGTTGCTTTCTGATGTGGCATGAGCATAGCGGCAAATTCTTGCAGCTGGTTTCCCCGGATGATCCGGTCAAGGTACATCTTCTCCAGAAtgccataggcagaaagctgttggCACCGCTCATCTTTAAACAGTGTTGCCAACATGCGTGAACGTTGCTGTCCTATGAATAATATGACACCATAAACTTCTGTACAAAACAGTCGCCATTATCCAGGTGACTAGAAAATAAATACATCAAAATGCTGGTCTAATAAATATTTCAAAGTTAAAAGGGGTTGTCTAAAGTTCATTGGTATCATGAGCAGGGAATGGGGGCAgatggcaaatccacatcactgcAGTCCAGTGTCACCTACGCTATTTAAATAGATAGGCAACCATGTAAAAACAGGagacttttttcatttttgtatgcCTTACCTGCAGAAGCGAGGATAGTGCAGTGCAGGGCATGCTTAAGTGCTTCCATCCGCTCCGTTTCGTGCACGATGGTTTTGTAGGACAGTTCGTTGTACCTCTGTGCAGCTTCTATGAACTTCCTCCTGTAGTCTAGGACCCGGGCATAGCATACCTAGGCAAGAGAAACGTATTGACTACACAGTTCTGTAGGCAAAAAGAAAATGTTCATATCTTTCCACAAATCGGGAAGGAGCTGCTTAAATGTTGCGCATTTGTTGCAAAAATTAAATTGAGTTTGTCCAAAACTCAAAAATAAACCACGGAACGATGCAAATGAAATGTGTTTTCTAGAAAGCCATTCACACATGCTGAATATTCCATATTTAAAGCATTACAGTCAGACACAAGTGAATACAGAGTAACGATTTTCCAAGATCTTATATATATTTATGACCAAGTAGTGCAGGTAAATATCAAATACTCTATCCTAGCATAATGTGAACGTGGCTTGTGCCTAAAGAGAAATGTTTCCCAAGTGCAATGTGGTTGCACCAGAACTTCATACAGCACATTGTGCTACATTACCTTGTAATGGATTTGTAGCTGCTCATTAGTGGACTCGTTCTGCAGCAAGGACGCCCGGTTTATGTATGCCTCAGCCTGTACTGGGTCATCATCCTCCAGGTACAGCCGGGCAATCTTCAGGTAGGTTTCCAGTTTGTAGTCAACATTGTACTGTCTTGAGGAGGAGACACAGTTATACAGTTATTACAAGGGAAGGGATGGGGAGACTGTCCAAGATCAACCGAGAAAAACAAGACATTTAGACAGGGTACATATATAAGCCGATAATCTCACTTCTGTCCTGTTTCCAATGGGATCCCAACAAGCACTTGTGCTGCGTTTCTCCAGTCTTCTTCTTTTTCATAAATAGACGCCAGATGCTGTCTAATGGATGCGACCTGAAGGTAAGAATTGTGGCGAGTCTTACCTTCCACATCAGATGCCCACCATGTAGGCAATTTTACAATTCAGAATATGTGGTCCGGCTTCTTACCTGTTCTTCGAAAGAAATGACTCGCGGCTGAATCTTCTCGAGTGTGAAATGATATATTTCCTTGGCAATACCATCCGGCAGACTTGGAAGATGTGAGCAGAAGTCTGTGAGCAGTTGGCGAGAAATCACTAGACTGACATTCTCGTTCACCACTGGAAACAGGATAAGAGCTCATTATCAGGAATCAAAACATTGGGAGTAATTTGTTTCATCTGCTTATGGTGGGCTTATGCACAGTCACTTTTCATTGTAAAATTACAATGTGTAATTTTACACCATAACTTACTTGCTTCAACAAAGGCTTTGAGAGCTTCAAGCTGCTCTGCACCAAGCAGCTGAAGGGCTTTCTCCAAAATCTGACGGTACCTGAAAAATGAGAAAGAATAACTGTATTTAATACTCCCACACATCCAGAAGTTATTGGATCATCTCTGAGAAACACCAGCGAACATGAGGACAAACACATTCCTGGGCTCCTGGTAACTTTCCGAATTTCTATATTAGCAGCGCAGCAGACTAGAAAGAGCCATGTCATGTGCAGTGTCACCACTGTACAGTACTCGGGCATTTGGGGTCTGGAGCTGTAGGGTGGAGTAGAAAGAGTCCACTGTATTCAATGGGAAACAGGGCAGTCCTCAATATGTAGCAGACTTTTCTTTGCAGATAACATTACATTTAATTCAGTTCTGAGGCCTATAAACATCCTTTATTAATTTTGTGGCCCTATATCATGTATACCGGTCTATGTACAACCCAATGTGATGAGTGTACGACGTCACCATTTTGGCGACCCTTGGATTCAGCATTGTAAAGTGTTGTGCAAAGAGAAAACAATCCACCTTTCAGTCCAAAATTCATATGAATTACATGTCCTTTATTGAAACAGTTAAAAAGTATGGGGGAAAACATGTTAGAACTAGCGATGAGTGCAAGTGCTCGTTACTAGATTTTGCTTAGGGTGCTCGAGTTCCCGTTTTGTGGCTGTTTGATGCGGGGATTGCCCATGTATCAGGCGATCCCTCCATGTCACTCGCTCACCCTAggcaaacttgagtaacgagcactttTTATCAGCACCAGTTGGAACACCAAACACGTTTTGAAGGGAAGCTGCATTCTTACACTTGGTCTGGAAAAGTAGCTTGTGTTCAAAACGAGTTTTGCAATAAaggacattcattttttttttctataaattttGGACTGGAAGCTGGATTGTTTTCTCTTTGCACATTCAGATGGCCAGCAGTGGCAGGATTCCTTGCTTCCACACCGCCGGAATATACCTGGATACATCTCTAAGGGTGAGCTGGTTAGATATTAGTCTCTATTGTAAAGTGCTTGTCCCTCCGCTCCTCACACGGTTATGTACTATATCCTCCACTGCTATACTATGTTTGTAATGAACTACGTTTGTGGTGGTCCGGCTGTCCCTCTGTTCTACACCACCCTTTCATGTAAATGATATGCCTTATATAATAAAGGGAAGACCAAACTGATGAAGAAATTAATCAGGAGAAAAAGCAGCAAGTGTACGGATAAGATGCAGCATTCTATAGAACATGTGGCACAAGAAAGGGAGATCCAGCACATGCCCACAAATTACAATCCAGCCCACACCAGCAAGTGATTcaccaacgcgtttcgaacaagTGGTTTTAATCATAGCACCTGTGATTAAGAATATAAGCGCATCAGATGAATCGCTTGCTGGTGTGAGTTGGATTTTCATTTGTGGACAATAAAGCCGTATATCTCTTATCTTCAGAAGAGTGCTGGACCTCCCTTTCTTGTAATGTAGGAATTACTTACAAAAACTAATAGGTCAAGAACACACAAGCAGCGCTGGGACTACAGGACAGATCAGGGTTTGTTTCACCATTACACTTCCTGCCCATATGCCGCCTTCTTTACGAGGGGATTTATCACCATGGCAGGTAGTGGCAGAGACCCTTCCTTCAGGGCTGTATTACTTCATTTATTGCAGCGGTTGTGGTGTCCTGCTATGTACATTGCATATATCCGGTCACAGCCAGCGCACAAACCAGCTGATGGGTTTAGGACTGTGACAATAATGACTGATCACCAATATGTTGgttccagacaacccttttaacactGACTACATGTTGGGCACTTTTCATTGTTACATTTACagctttttttgtctagtttttgttgtttatttatgccttaccgtatatactcgagtataagcagagactttCAGCCCAttgttttaggctgaaagtgcccctctccgcttatactcgagtcattgtcccaggggatcagcgggggagggggagtgacATACTCATCTCCTCCCGGTGCGTCTCTGCATGTCCtatggtctccggcgcccgcagctcttcctgtgttcagcggtcacatggtaccgctcattaaagtaacgaATAAGGACGCTACTccgctcccataggggtggaaccgcatattcattactttaatgagcggtaccatgtgtccgctgaacacaggaacaggcTGCCGGCGTCATTttacatcggagaagcagggactgcgctgggagggtgagccatgcgatattcacctgtcccgttccaccgccgcgcgccgctccgtcttccgcgtcctctggctgtgacattcaggtcagagggcgtgatgacgtgttaagtgtgcgccctctgcctgaacagtcactgcagagagactgtgactatcgcaagtgccgggggcctgagcgacgagaggcgagtatgtcttttttttttttttttttttaattgcagcaacagcacatggggcaaatgtttctatggagcatcttatggggccataatcaacctttgtgcagcattacatggggcacattttctatagagcatcttatggggccataatcaaccattatgcagcattgtatggggcaaatgtttctatgacgcatcttatggggtcaatcaacctttgtgcagcattatattgggcatattttattatggagcatcttatggggtccatcatgaactgtatggagcattatatggggctcctgattcaatatgaatattcaaaaacacttaaagggaatctatcaccccaaaaatcgtatatgagataaggcaaccggcatcaggggcttatctacaacattctgtaatgctgtagataagtccctgatgtaacctgaacggtaagaaaaataggttagattatactcacccaggggcggtccggggcctccttatcttcatacgatgacgtcctcgtcTTGTCtttctgccgcggctcctgcgcaggcgtactttgctctgttgagggcagagcaaagtactgcattgcgcagtcgccaggaaaggtcagagaggcctggtgcctgcgcactgcaatactttgctctgccctcaacagagcaaagtacgcctgcgcaggagccgtggcaggaagaaaagaggatatcatcgtatgaagataggaggaactggacccggaccgcagcgggaccgccctgggtcagtataatataacctctttttctcatctttcaggttacatcgggggcttatctacagcattacagaatgcattacagaatgctgtagataagcccctgatgccggtggccttagctcatatacgatttgtggcgtgatagattccctttaacctactgatgtctcaattaattttacttttattggtatctatttttatttttgaaatttaccggtagctgctgcattttccaccctaggcttatactcgagtcattaagttttcccagtttttgtgtggCAAAATTAGTGTTCTCGGATTAtattcaggtcggcttatactcgagtatataaaaggtaatattttttttgttagtttgGGTCATTTATAAACCACTTTTTATTTGTTGCCTGTGTGTCAGTGTGTATAGTGTGGGGGTGGGTTTCAGATGTTACAGGCTGACATAAATTTTTGCATAAATATAGTCCAGTCACACCCTAAAGTGAGtttatgtaaggctacgttcacatttgcgttgcgtcgggtgcAGCCGtggcgacgcatgcgtccctatatttaacatggggggcgcatggacatgcgttgtgttgcgttttgtgacgcatgcgtttttttggcgcaagcgtcagggcgcagaggacgctgcatgttgctttttttttgcgctaaaaaaatgaacgcatgcggtgtgcgttgcgtcgccgacgcagcacacaacaacgcaaatgtgaacgtagcctaagccagttATTTTTGCACAAATTCTGCTCC
This window harbors:
- the COPS4 gene encoding COP9 signalosome complex subunit 4 isoform X2 — translated: MYRQILEKALQLLGAEQLEALKAFVEAMVNENVSLVISRQLLTDFCSHLPSLPDGIAKEIYHFTLEKIQPRVISFEEQVASIRQHLASIYEKEEDWRNAAQVLVGIPLETGQKQYNVDYKLETYLKIARLYLEDDDPVQAEAYINRASLLQNESTNEQLQIHYKVCYARVLDYRRKFIEAAQRYNELSYKTIVHETERMEALKHALHCTILASAGQQRSRMLATLFKDERCQQLSAYGILEKMYLDRIIRGNQLQEFAAMLMPHQKATTGDGSSILDRAVIEHNLLSASKLYNNITFEELGALLEIPAAKAEKIASQMITEGRMNGFIDQIDGIVHFETREALPTWDKQIQSLCFQVNNLLEKISQTAPEWTAQAMEAQMAQ
- the COPS4 gene encoding COP9 signalosome complex subunit 4 isoform X1, with the protein product MAASVRQDLTQLMSSSGSHKDLAGKYRQILEKALQLLGAEQLEALKAFVEAMVNENVSLVISRQLLTDFCSHLPSLPDGIAKEIYHFTLEKIQPRVISFEEQVASIRQHLASIYEKEEDWRNAAQVLVGIPLETGQKQYNVDYKLETYLKIARLYLEDDDPVQAEAYINRASLLQNESTNEQLQIHYKVCYARVLDYRRKFIEAAQRYNELSYKTIVHETERMEALKHALHCTILASAGQQRSRMLATLFKDERCQQLSAYGILEKMYLDRIIRGNQLQEFAAMLMPHQKATTGDGSSILDRAVIEHNLLSASKLYNNITFEELGALLEIPAAKAEKIASQMITEGRMNGFIDQIDGIVHFETREALPTWDKQIQSLCFQVNNLLEKISQTAPEWTAQAMEAQMAQ